One stretch of Chitinophaga pendula DNA includes these proteins:
- a CDS encoding FMN-binding negative transcriptional regulator: MYIPHHFQFDDNSEMVAFMKQYSFATVVSTKDGIPIATHLPFSVNEYGDKLLLVSHFAAANEQAKCIEDTTILVIFSEPHAYISPSLYDKEESVPTWNYMAVHAYGKARIISDESMVESILRHMITAYEPDYLSQWESLSDRYKKGMMKAIVAFEIEVTDLQGSKKLSQNKSLVERQRIAIHLEKSGDGVEALIAGYMKEISK; encoded by the coding sequence ATGTACATACCACATCACTTTCAATTTGACGACAACAGCGAAATGGTCGCATTTATGAAACAATACAGTTTTGCCACTGTAGTAAGTACTAAAGATGGCATTCCTATAGCGACTCACCTGCCATTTTCGGTTAACGAATATGGAGATAAGCTACTATTGGTCTCTCATTTTGCTGCAGCAAACGAACAGGCAAAATGTATAGAAGACACTACTATATTGGTCATCTTTAGCGAACCTCATGCCTATATTTCTCCCTCTCTTTATGATAAAGAAGAGAGCGTACCTACCTGGAACTACATGGCAGTACATGCTTATGGAAAGGCTAGGATAATAAGCGATGAAAGTATGGTGGAAAGCATACTCCGGCATATGATCACAGCTTATGAGCCGGACTATCTTTCACAATGGGAGAGTCTCTCAGACAGATATAAAAAAGGAATGATGAAAGCGATCGTCGCTTTTGAAATCGAAGTAACGGACTTGCAGGGTAGTAAGAAACTTAGCCAGAATAAAAGTCTGGTAGAACGCCAGCGAATCGCTATACACCTGGAAAAAAGCGGTGATGGGGTAGAAGCCCTTATTGCAGGTTATATGAAAGAGATATCAAAATAA
- a CDS encoding FAD-dependent oxidoreductase, protein MKQNIGIQRTQVLIVGGGITGLSAALFLAQQGIAFILIEKHKGTSIHPRARTIDIRTMELFRGLELHEVLREGGKALAPAWGILRGNDLASTLATTRSEVIGKSNFPSQLAVMKALADKSPETVCRCTQDISEAIIRQIAEGKGMDLRFYHEMIHFEQDETKVTASIKNRANDDIYTIRADYMIAADGANSAVRRKLAIPTTGAGSWTDLLNIYFDADLGPLVKGKEFSQFLIETPEITGFLLAINNQNRWTFHLRFHPESGESPADYPTDKLVALLRRVIGIKDLEISIISVLPWQLTVKIASYLRVNNIFIAGDAAHTMTPYAGKGANTGIQDVHNLAWKLAAVLRQQAGRPLLDTYNVERQPVGAFYANLSGEMADKNGLINEVPLMDNAVKLFGIPDYHYQSSAIVGAGSKTIAPLSGEPGTRMPHLWVDEAQSRSTLDWVKGRFILVVNDQIDYWQSACDLVREQMGICIHVIYWESSFVLEKWQTITQTTSSDALLIRPDDFVAAKLTINEPVGQLIPLLQQLLSYYQK, encoded by the coding sequence ATGAAACAAAATATTGGCATTCAGCGTACCCAGGTCCTGATTGTTGGAGGAGGCATCACCGGGCTTTCAGCAGCGCTCTTTTTGGCGCAGCAAGGTATAGCATTTATTTTGATCGAAAAGCACAAAGGTACTTCTATTCATCCGCGGGCCAGGACGATAGATATACGGACGATGGAACTATTCAGAGGGTTGGAATTACACGAGGTATTACGTGAAGGAGGAAAAGCACTTGCGCCGGCTTGGGGTATATTAAGGGGTAACGACCTGGCAAGTACACTTGCTACGACGCGATCCGAGGTTATCGGGAAGAGCAATTTTCCCAGTCAACTGGCGGTCATGAAAGCGTTAGCCGATAAGTCGCCGGAAACGGTGTGCAGATGTACACAAGACATTAGTGAGGCTATCATACGTCAGATAGCCGAGGGTAAAGGCATGGATCTGCGCTTCTATCATGAAATGATACATTTTGAACAGGATGAGACCAAGGTAACGGCTTCCATAAAAAACAGGGCAAATGATGACATATATACGATACGCGCAGACTATATGATCGCTGCTGATGGCGCGAATAGCGCTGTACGCAGGAAATTAGCAATTCCTACTACCGGTGCAGGTTCATGGACAGACCTATTAAATATATATTTCGACGCAGATCTTGGCCCACTAGTGAAAGGAAAAGAATTCAGCCAGTTTCTGATAGAAACGCCTGAGATTACAGGGTTTTTACTCGCCATTAATAATCAGAACAGGTGGACATTCCATTTGCGATTTCATCCGGAAAGCGGAGAATCTCCCGCAGACTACCCCACAGATAAATTAGTCGCGCTCCTCAGGAGAGTAATTGGGATCAAGGACCTTGAGATTTCCATTATTAGTGTATTACCCTGGCAATTAACAGTTAAGATTGCTTCTTACCTGCGGGTAAATAATATCTTTATTGCCGGCGATGCCGCCCATACCATGACGCCATATGCAGGAAAAGGTGCCAATACAGGTATTCAGGATGTTCATAATCTTGCCTGGAAACTGGCAGCGGTTTTAAGACAACAGGCAGGCAGGCCCTTACTAGATACATATAATGTGGAACGCCAGCCCGTAGGTGCATTCTATGCTAATCTATCCGGAGAAATGGCAGACAAAAACGGATTGATAAATGAGGTTCCATTAATGGACAATGCAGTTAAACTCTTTGGGATACCCGATTACCATTATCAGTCATCTGCAATAGTCGGTGCTGGCAGCAAAACAATTGCCCCCCTTTCGGGAGAGCCTGGTACACGAATGCCTCATTTATGGGTGGATGAAGCACAATCCCGATCTACGCTCGATTGGGTAAAAGGCCGGTTCATACTAGTGGTAAATGATCAAATTGATTATTGGCAGTCCGCATGTGATCTTGTACGAGAACAAATGGGTATATGCATTCATGTGATCTATTGGGAATCTTCTTTTGTGCTAGAGAAATGGCAGACAATCACGCAAACTACCTCTTCAGATGCCTTGCTGATAAGACCCGATGATTTTGTAGCAGCGAAACTGACAATCAACGAACCGGTTGGGCAATTGATACCACTATTACAGCAGCTATTGAGTTACTATCAAAAATGA
- a CDS encoding helix-turn-helix domain-containing protein: MDGKSQHNDFEQIFQKVQLFECLVVEGEIGGKTGILQLYRGQDFIITDARMTTVRDTPAWQHYNSPGWVEFNFIVKGSILQTQRGLYESRIIAQGSHSVLFNPDSLEENQLVENGEYRFISIYMPVSKAIELFEEYLPEFSYVARQLAAGKALFHQSPDNRFSERIARILNHLWEQPKQQQLKKLYFESLVNELFCLQWESMLHKPKESVGIKLREGDIEKLHYAAEILSQFYQQPPTLAQLAKKAQLNEYKLKAGFKQFFGVSVLNYIQHLRMEKAHQLIKETEKTMSEIAYELGYTHSQHFQRAFKKKFGIPPNSLRK, encoded by the coding sequence ATGGACGGAAAAAGTCAACATAATGATTTTGAGCAGATATTTCAGAAAGTGCAACTTTTTGAATGTCTGGTGGTAGAAGGGGAGATTGGGGGCAAAACGGGAATATTACAACTCTATAGAGGACAGGATTTTATCATTACAGACGCCCGGATGACTACAGTAAGAGATACACCCGCCTGGCAGCATTACAATAGTCCGGGATGGGTAGAATTCAACTTTATTGTGAAAGGGAGCATTTTACAAACGCAAAGAGGATTGTATGAAAGCCGTATCATTGCACAAGGCAGCCACAGCGTGTTGTTCAATCCGGATTCACTGGAAGAAAATCAGCTAGTGGAAAATGGTGAATACAGGTTCATCAGCATATATATGCCCGTAAGTAAAGCCATCGAACTATTTGAGGAGTATCTGCCTGAATTTTCATACGTGGCTCGGCAACTGGCGGCCGGAAAGGCGCTTTTTCATCAATCGCCGGACAATCGTTTCTCTGAACGTATTGCCCGTATTCTCAATCACCTTTGGGAACAGCCTAAACAACAACAATTAAAGAAACTATATTTTGAAAGCCTCGTTAACGAATTGTTTTGCCTGCAATGGGAGTCGATGTTACACAAACCAAAGGAGAGTGTAGGTATAAAATTGAGAGAGGGCGATATCGAAAAATTACACTATGCAGCAGAAATTTTATCCCAATTTTACCAACAGCCACCTACACTTGCTCAATTGGCAAAGAAAGCCCAGCTGAATGAGTATAAGCTTAAGGCCGGCTTTAAGCAATTTTTTGGTGTTTCTGTATTAAACTATATACAACATTTACGAATGGAAAAGGCGCACCAGCTGATTAAAGAGACAGAAAAAACGATGTCAGAAATTGCCTATGAGCTGGGATATACACACTCCCAGCACTTTCAGCGGGCTTTTAAGAAGAAATTTGGAATTCCTCCAAACAGCTTGAGGAAATAG
- a CDS encoding helix-turn-helix domain-containing protein — protein MEKKAPLRISSISELHDILRFPKPVHPLISLGDNSQIPTDIATLDRPFFLNFYKISYKYSTTGKMGYGQGYYDFNEGGMMFTAPNQLLSAENGAEYYGYTLLFHPDFIRNYPLGNTIKKYGFFSYDTNEALHLSEKEKNVMMGLFENIRDELNTSIDEISQDVLVSYIEVLLNYSNRFYKRQFITRKAVNNDILAKVEHLLDDYFSGQKSLAGGLPTVEYLAAQINLSSRYLSDVLRSLTGQNTQQLIHEKLIEKAKEKLSSTVLSISEIAYELGFEHPQSFSKLFKAKTHLSPVEFRQSFN, from the coding sequence ATGGAAAAGAAAGCTCCGCTACGAATTTCATCTATTTCGGAATTGCACGACATCCTCCGGTTTCCCAAACCGGTGCATCCTCTGATCAGCCTGGGTGATAATTCACAAATACCAACGGATATTGCCACATTAGATCGCCCGTTCTTCCTGAATTTCTATAAGATCTCGTACAAATACTCGACAACCGGGAAAATGGGCTATGGACAGGGCTATTATGATTTCAATGAAGGAGGAATGATGTTCACCGCCCCCAATCAGCTATTATCTGCAGAAAACGGGGCAGAATATTATGGCTATACGCTTCTGTTCCACCCTGACTTTATCCGGAATTACCCACTGGGGAACACAATAAAGAAATACGGTTTCTTCTCTTACGATACAAATGAGGCCTTACATCTTTCTGAAAAAGAGAAAAACGTGATGATGGGACTGTTTGAAAATATACGGGATGAACTCAATACATCTATTGATGAGATCAGCCAGGATGTGCTGGTATCTTATATTGAAGTGTTGCTCAATTATAGTAACCGATTTTACAAACGTCAATTTATTACGCGGAAAGCTGTTAACAATGATATTTTAGCCAAAGTAGAACATTTATTGGATGACTATTTCTCCGGTCAAAAATCTTTGGCCGGCGGACTTCCTACTGTAGAATATCTGGCGGCTCAGATCAATCTTTCATCACGTTATCTAAGTGATGTGTTACGGTCTCTAACAGGACAAAACACCCAACAGCTCATTCACGAAAAACTTATTGAGAAAGCCAAAGAAAAATTGTCTTCCACCGTACTGTCCATCAGCGAGATCGCTTACGAATTGGGGTTTGAACATCCACAATCATTCAGTAAACTGTTTAAAGCCAAGACTCATCTATCTCCTGTAGAATTCCGTCAATCCTTTAATTAG
- a CDS encoding SDR family oxidoreductase, translating into MQKTIFITGASTGLGKAAAKLFQSKGWHVIATMRNPEKETELSGLSNVTLLPLDVTNPAQIQTTTHAAIAQGVDVVFNNAGYGLIGPLEALTDDQITRQLNTNLLGVIRVTQAFVPYFREKKSGLFISTTSIGGLVAFPLGSTYHATKWALEGWSESLAYELNPFGINIKTVSPGGIETDFAGRSLDLSTSPAYEHMVQSMMAGFQSMMQYASSAAQIAEVVYEAATDGKSKLRYVAGDDAKAIYAERLQLGDESFREKFGQQFFGN; encoded by the coding sequence ATGCAAAAGACAATATTTATCACTGGTGCATCAACAGGTTTAGGAAAGGCAGCTGCCAAATTGTTTCAAAGTAAGGGCTGGCATGTCATTGCCACTATGCGTAATCCGGAGAAAGAAACAGAATTATCGGGATTAAGCAATGTCACGTTGCTACCCCTGGACGTTACTAATCCCGCTCAAATTCAAACTACTACACATGCTGCTATAGCACAGGGCGTTGATGTGGTATTTAACAATGCAGGTTATGGCTTGATAGGACCGCTGGAGGCTCTTACCGATGATCAAATCACCAGGCAGCTTAATACGAATTTATTGGGCGTAATCCGTGTTACACAGGCTTTTGTTCCTTATTTCAGGGAAAAGAAAAGCGGACTGTTCATTAGCACCACTTCTATCGGCGGGCTGGTGGCTTTCCCTTTAGGTTCCACCTACCACGCTACCAAATGGGCATTGGAAGGATGGAGTGAAAGTCTGGCTTATGAGCTAAATCCTTTCGGCATAAACATCAAAACGGTATCTCCCGGTGGAATTGAAACAGACTTTGCAGGTCGCTCTCTGGATCTGTCAACAAGTCCGGCGTACGAACATATGGTACAATCGATGATGGCAGGATTCCAATCTATGATGCAATATGCATCGTCTGCAGCACAGATTGCGGAGGTGGTATATGAAGCCGCTACAGATGGCAAAAGCAAACTGAGGTATGTAGCTGGTGATGATGCAAAGGCTATATATGCTGAACGGTTGCAATTAGGCGACGAAAGTTTCAGAGAGAAATTCGGTCAACAATTCTTTGGCAATTAA
- a CDS encoding MarR family winged helix-turn-helix transcriptional regulator, whose amino-acid sequence MDNDILAHIRKLSQHYAYSSLQMHESIGRKAGLSGTDHKYLGFLIQKGQMTAGELSSLTGLTTGAVTGLIDRFEKKKLVKRRFAEDDRRKVIIEPNTKNIMALLEPLYREFRSESEKLIASFSSKDLKVIETYFMRAIEIMNETTNKLNDK is encoded by the coding sequence ATGGACAATGATATACTTGCACATATAAGAAAGTTGAGTCAGCACTATGCTTACAGCTCTCTGCAGATGCATGAATCCATCGGTCGGAAAGCCGGTCTTTCAGGTACAGATCATAAATACCTGGGTTTTCTGATACAAAAAGGCCAAATGACGGCAGGAGAACTATCAAGTTTGACAGGTCTGACTACCGGGGCTGTTACAGGGCTGATAGATCGGTTTGAAAAGAAGAAGTTAGTAAAAAGGCGATTTGCTGAGGACGACAGGCGAAAAGTGATCATTGAGCCTAACACTAAAAATATAATGGCACTGTTGGAACCGCTTTACAGAGAGTTCCGAAGTGAGTCGGAAAAACTTATTGCTTCATTCTCTAGCAAGGATCTGAAAGTAATAGAGACCTATTTTATGAGAGCTATTGAAATAATGAATGAGACTACTAATAAACTCAATGATAAATAA
- the ppsA gene encoding phosphoenolpyruvate synthase, translating to MITTHSFVLGFRETDKSQVEKVGGKGANLGELTKIEGIRVPDGFCVTTDVFKKVIADASRIKVLLDNLSSMRAGDRAGISKLGNEIRTEIMSVSIPRDMEEEISRFLSRLNEKNAYAVRSSATAEDLPTASFAGQHDTYLNIIGKEAVLKHIRKCWASLFTDRAITYRMQQGFDHHKAYLSVIVQQMVFPQVAGILFTADPLSSNRKVSSIDASFGLGEVLVSGLVNPDNYKVRDGRIIDSSVAAKKRAVYALEDGGTEEQEIVADQQNKPALTDSQVLELEGMGRKIEAHFGYPQDIEWCLMDDTFYIVQSRPITTLFPIPEANDEDMHVYISVGHQQMMTDAMKPLGLSFFQLAVNRPFFNAGARLFVDVAADLISPTGRNTLINVLGKSDPLIRDALTNIIGRKGFLNLLPDEEAETDTNNSRKIASPAGFRTQVDGDTAIVEELIRSSEKSVEALKQNIRDKSGPELFEFLLEDIRLLKQRLFDPKSFGVIMAPMDAATWINEKMQEWLGEKNAADILSQSLSNNVTSEMGLALLDVADLIRPYPEIINFLQQTKSDNFLEELMVFNGGQKVRSAIEDYLSKYGMRCAGEIDITRTRWSERPLTLVPVILSNIKNIEPGASQQRFEKGKQEAINKEQELLERLRKLPDGEQKANETREMIRVIRNLGGYREYPKYNIVSTYFIYKQALLKEGERLVQANIIADKEDIYFLSFHELQEVVRTHQLDDQLIARRKDEYKSYEKLTPPRVMTSEGEIIRGKYKREHLPANAIIGLPVSSGIIEGRARVISSMEDADIEQGDILVTAFTDPSWTPLFVSIKGLVTEVGGLMTHGAVIAREYGLPAVVGVESATSLIKDGQQIRLNGTDGYIEIL from the coding sequence ATGATCACTACGCATTCATTTGTATTAGGTTTCCGGGAGACGGACAAAAGCCAGGTTGAAAAGGTTGGAGGTAAAGGCGCTAATCTCGGGGAATTGACAAAGATCGAAGGAATACGAGTGCCGGATGGGTTTTGTGTAACTACAGACGTTTTCAAAAAGGTCATAGCAGACGCATCGCGGATCAAAGTGTTGTTAGATAACTTGTCTTCGATGAGGGCAGGAGACAGAGCAGGGATCAGTAAACTAGGTAACGAGATCCGTACGGAGATAATGTCTGTAAGTATTCCACGGGATATGGAAGAAGAGATCAGCCGTTTTCTATCAAGACTTAATGAAAAAAATGCTTATGCAGTCCGATCCAGTGCAACTGCAGAAGATTTACCTACTGCATCCTTTGCAGGACAACATGATACCTATTTGAATATTATAGGTAAAGAGGCAGTGCTGAAGCATATTCGTAAGTGTTGGGCATCGTTATTTACTGACAGAGCAATCACGTATCGTATGCAACAAGGATTTGATCATCATAAAGCCTATTTGTCCGTAATAGTGCAGCAAATGGTCTTCCCCCAGGTGGCTGGGATTTTGTTTACAGCTGATCCGCTCTCTTCCAACAGAAAAGTATCATCCATTGATGCTAGTTTTGGTCTAGGCGAGGTACTGGTCTCCGGGTTAGTAAACCCGGATAATTATAAAGTACGTGACGGGCGGATCATAGATAGTAGTGTAGCCGCTAAAAAGAGAGCAGTTTATGCGTTGGAAGATGGTGGCACTGAAGAACAGGAGATCGTTGCGGATCAACAGAACAAACCGGCATTGACAGATAGCCAGGTTTTGGAACTTGAAGGTATGGGCAGGAAGATAGAAGCCCATTTCGGCTATCCACAGGATATAGAATGGTGCCTGATGGATGATACATTTTATATTGTGCAGAGCCGCCCGATCACAACGTTATTTCCGATTCCCGAAGCAAATGATGAAGACATGCATGTTTATATCTCTGTTGGTCATCAGCAAATGATGACGGATGCAATGAAACCATTGGGACTTTCCTTTTTCCAGTTAGCAGTAAACAGGCCGTTTTTCAATGCCGGTGCACGACTATTTGTAGACGTGGCAGCTGATCTGATCTCGCCAACGGGAAGGAATACGCTGATAAATGTATTGGGTAAATCTGATCCTTTAATAAGAGATGCGTTAACAAACATCATTGGGCGAAAGGGTTTCCTGAACTTGTTACCGGATGAGGAAGCTGAAACCGATACTAATAATAGCAGAAAGATAGCATCACCTGCTGGTTTTCGTACCCAAGTTGATGGAGATACTGCAATTGTAGAGGAATTGATTAGAAGCAGTGAGAAGAGTGTGGAGGCTTTGAAGCAGAACATCCGGGATAAATCAGGACCAGAACTATTTGAGTTCTTGCTGGAAGATATCCGTCTGCTAAAACAGCGGTTGTTCGATCCAAAGAGCTTTGGAGTGATTATGGCCCCTATGGATGCTGCTACCTGGATCAATGAAAAGATGCAGGAATGGCTGGGAGAGAAGAATGCCGCCGACATCCTCTCCCAGTCCTTGTCCAATAATGTCACTTCGGAAATGGGGCTGGCGCTATTGGACGTAGCTGATTTGATCCGTCCATATCCTGAGATAATTAATTTTTTACAACAGACGAAGAGCGACAACTTTCTGGAAGAATTGATGGTATTTAATGGCGGACAAAAAGTCCGGAGTGCCATAGAGGATTATCTCAGCAAGTATGGTATGCGATGTGCGGGAGAGATAGATATTACCAGGACACGTTGGAGCGAAAGGCCGCTTACCCTAGTTCCTGTCATCTTAAGTAATATCAAGAATATCGAGCCTGGTGCCAGCCAGCAGCGATTTGAAAAAGGCAAACAAGAAGCTATAAATAAAGAACAGGAATTACTAGAGCGGTTAAGGAAATTACCAGATGGTGAACAAAAAGCCAATGAAACCAGGGAAATGATCCGTGTGATCCGTAATCTGGGTGGCTATCGCGAATACCCGAAATACAATATCGTCAGCACATATTTTATATACAAGCAGGCATTGCTGAAAGAAGGTGAACGACTTGTGCAAGCTAATATAATCGCTGACAAAGAAGACATTTACTTTCTTTCCTTTCATGAGTTGCAAGAAGTAGTACGTACACATCAACTGGATGATCAGCTGATTGCCAGGCGGAAGGATGAGTATAAGTCATATGAAAAATTGACCCCCCCCCGTGTTATGACCTCTGAAGGTGAGATTATCAGAGGAAAGTATAAGCGGGAGCATTTACCTGCAAACGCTATTATAGGACTTCCGGTTTCTTCAGGTATCATAGAGGGACGGGCGCGTGTCATCTCCAGCATGGAGGACGCCGATATTGAACAGGGAGATATATTAGTGACTGCCTTTACCGATCCCAGCTGGACACCCTTGTTTGTATCAATAAAAGGACTTGTTACTGAAGTCGGAGGATTGATGACCCATGGAGCAGTAATTGCCCGTGAATATGGCTTGCCCGCGGTGGTAGGCGTGGAAAGTGCTACCAGTCTGATAAAAGATGGCCAGCAGATACGACTCAACGGAACAGATGGATATATTGAAATATTGTAG
- a CDS encoding sensor histidine kinase produces the protein MNLWWWFQFSLMGTGYWYAKEAIKNEKEKALLERQKAKVEYDYLKAQINPHFFYNALNFLYSKSLTVSEELSNGILTLAEVMRYSVDNSEDLDGNILVADEVQQIERVIEINWLRYDDLSLDFNVHGDITSKEHPVLIELNYQAEAKRLSFKVSNKKSKNLKARSYGIGMDNIRKRLAMSYKDGYNLHAEQDDKLYSVTLSIHN, from the coding sequence ATGAACTTATGGTGGTGGTTTCAGTTCTCTCTTATGGGGACCGGATATTGGTACGCCAAAGAAGCAATCAAAAACGAGAAAGAGAAGGCCCTGTTGGAGCGGCAGAAGGCCAAAGTGGAGTACGACTATTTAAAGGCCCAGATCAATCCACATTTTTTCTATAATGCCTTGAACTTCCTTTATTCCAAGTCACTGACTGTTTCTGAAGAATTGTCCAACGGCATTCTTACCCTTGCCGAGGTGATGCGGTACAGCGTGGACAATTCCGAAGACCTGGACGGTAATATCCTGGTGGCCGATGAAGTGCAGCAGATCGAAAGGGTTATTGAAATTAACTGGCTGAGATACGACGATCTGAGTCTTGACTTTAACGTGCATGGCGATATTACCAGTAAGGAGCATCCGGTATTAATTGAACTGAATTACCAAGCCGAAGCCAAGAGATTGTCATTTAAAGTCAGCAATAAAAAGAGTAAAAACCTAAAAGCAAGATCCTACGGTATAGGTATGGATAATATCCGAAAGAGACTTGCCATGAGCTATAAAGATGGCTATAACCTGCATGCAGAGCAGGACGATAAGCTGTATTCTGTAACCCTAAGTATCCATAATTAA
- a CDS encoding LytR/AlgR family response regulator transcription factor has translation MIECLIVDDEQSAIEVLKHHISKVSYLNLVATTRSALEAIDILSTHKIDLIFVDINMPEMSGIDLIKSLEVRYQIIITTAHP, from the coding sequence ATGATTGAGTGTTTAATAGTTGATGACGAGCAGTCGGCCATTGAGGTGCTTAAACACCATATAAGCAAGGTTTCGTACCTCAACCTGGTAGCAACAACACGAAGTGCGCTGGAGGCTATCGATATTCTTTCCACTCATAAAATTGATCTGATCTTTGTAGATATCAATATGCCAGAAATGTCCGGTATCGACCTGATCAAATCCCTGGAGGTACGCTACCAGATCATCATAACTACTGCTCACCCGTAA
- a CDS encoding LytR/AlgR family response regulator transcription factor translates to MDVHDDHVYVRAETKGKLIKIMFSEIDFIESVKNYIAIHRSGEKILVLMGLKAMEARLPFPKFLRVHRSYIVNTEKIKAVTSGHLSLRVQELNIPFGDSYKEFFLQVIKDKLL, encoded by the coding sequence ATGGACGTTCACGACGATCATGTTTACGTGCGTGCAGAAACCAAAGGGAAGCTGATTAAGATCATGTTCTCCGAGATCGACTTTATTGAAAGCGTCAAGAACTATATCGCTATTCACCGAAGCGGTGAGAAGATATTGGTACTGATGGGCCTTAAAGCAATGGAAGCGCGTCTGCCGTTTCCCAAATTCCTGCGGGTGCACCGTTCCTATATCGTCAATACCGAAAAGATAAAAGCGGTTACTTCCGGGCACCTGTCGCTCAGGGTCCAGGAACTGAACATTCCTTTCGGGGATTCCTACAAAGAGTTCTTTTTGCAGGTTATCAAAGACAAATTATTGTAG
- a CDS encoding helix-turn-helix domain-containing protein: MPIVVNLDVMMAKRKMSLNELSEKVGLTLSNLSILKTGKAKAIRFSTLEAICKVLDCQPADILEYKTEE, translated from the coding sequence ATGCCGATCGTAGTTAATCTTGATGTGATGATGGCAAAAAGGAAAATGTCTTTAAATGAGCTCTCTGAAAAAGTCGGCCTGACATTGTCCAATCTGTCCATACTCAAAACCGGTAAAGCAAAGGCTATAAGATTCAGTACCCTGGAAGCTATTTGTAAGGTACTGGACTGCCAGCCTGCTGATATTCTAGAATACAAAACTGAAGAATAA
- a CDS encoding DUF2975 domain-containing protein, with product MQTNTQLMLKVLSVLAWIIFIGVCIEAGAFITNAFFALVKPGIVNRLWQQVDLSALFKYDRSYFFTEMLIMSIVGVMRAYLFYVIITMLHNKHVNLSQPFSHTIRRYILKLSYAALAIGLFSWYGVEYAEWLITQGVKMPDTQYLRLGGADVWLFMSVILFVIAQVFKRGIEMQTENELTV from the coding sequence ATGCAAACTAACACTCAACTGATGTTGAAGGTATTGTCCGTCCTTGCATGGATCATTTTCATTGGTGTATGTATTGAGGCTGGCGCTTTTATTACCAATGCTTTTTTTGCGCTGGTGAAGCCGGGTATTGTAAACCGTCTCTGGCAACAAGTCGACCTATCTGCTCTCTTTAAATATGACAGGAGTTACTTTTTTACAGAAATGTTGATTATGTCCATTGTAGGGGTAATGAGAGCCTATTTGTTTTATGTGATTATAACGATGTTACATAATAAACACGTTAATCTTTCTCAACCTTTCAGTCATACAATCAGGCGCTATATACTTAAGCTTTCATACGCAGCCCTGGCGATCGGTTTATTCTCCTGGTATGGCGTAGAGTACGCCGAATGGTTGATAACACAGGGCGTAAAAATGCCCGATACACAATACCTGCGTTTAGGGGGAGCTGATGTATGGCTATTTATGAGTGTTATTCTTTTCGTAATTGCCCAGGTATTTAAGAGAGGGATAGAAATGCAAACAGAAAATGAATTAACTGTATAA